A window of the Pseudomonas furukawaii genome harbors these coding sequences:
- a CDS encoding sigma-54 dependent transcriptional regulator, which produces MWRETKILLIDDNSDRRRDFAVILSFLGEEHLSCSSQDWRDATASLGASRDVLCVMLGEVNAKGGALELIKQLLVWDEFLPVLLIGDQVQADWPEDLRRRLLAYLEMPPSYNKLLDSLHRAQVYREMYDHARERGRQREPNLFRSLVGTSRAIQQVRQMMQQVADTDASVLILGESGTGKEVVARNLHYHSKRREAPFVPVNCGAIPAELLESELFGHEKGAFTGAITSRAGRFELANGGTLFLDEIGDMPLPMQVKLLRVLQERTFERVGSNKTQNVDVRIIAATHKNLEQMIEAGSFREDLYYRLNVFPIDMAPLRERVEDIPLLINELISRMEHEKRGSIRFNSAAIMSLCNHDWPGNVRELANLVERMAIMHPYGVIGVSELPKKFRHVDDEDEHLKASLREEIEERSAIGAGLPGVASPALLPPEGLDLKDYLGNLEQGLIQQALDDASGVVARAAERLRIRRTTLVEKMRKYGMSRRDEELAEE; this is translated from the coding sequence ATGTGGCGTGAAACCAAAATTCTGCTGATCGACGACAACAGCGATCGCCGCCGTGATTTCGCGGTGATCCTGAGTTTCCTTGGGGAAGAGCACCTGTCCTGCAGCAGCCAGGACTGGCGTGACGCTACCGCCTCCCTTGGCGCCAGTCGTGACGTGCTGTGCGTCATGCTGGGCGAGGTGAATGCCAAGGGCGGTGCGCTGGAGCTCATCAAGCAACTGCTGGTCTGGGACGAGTTCCTGCCGGTGTTGCTGATTGGCGATCAGGTCCAGGCGGACTGGCCGGAAGACCTGCGCCGCCGTCTCCTGGCCTACCTGGAGATGCCCCCGAGCTACAACAAGCTCCTCGACTCCCTGCACCGCGCCCAGGTCTACCGTGAAATGTACGACCATGCCCGCGAGCGTGGCCGTCAGCGCGAGCCCAACCTGTTCCGCAGCCTGGTGGGTACCAGCCGCGCCATCCAGCAGGTGCGGCAGATGATGCAGCAGGTGGCCGACACCGATGCCAGCGTGCTGATCCTCGGTGAGTCCGGAACCGGCAAGGAAGTGGTCGCGCGCAACCTTCACTACCATTCCAAGCGTCGCGAGGCGCCCTTCGTGCCGGTCAACTGTGGCGCGATTCCGGCCGAGCTGCTGGAAAGCGAGCTCTTCGGCCATGAGAAGGGGGCCTTCACCGGCGCCATCACCAGCCGGGCGGGGCGCTTCGAACTGGCCAACGGCGGCACCCTGTTCCTCGACGAAATCGGCGACATGCCGCTGCCCATGCAGGTCAAGCTGTTGCGTGTGCTGCAGGAGCGTACCTTCGAGCGCGTGGGCAGCAACAAGACCCAGAACGTCGACGTGCGCATCATCGCCGCCACCCACAAGAACCTCGAGCAGATGATCGAGGCCGGCAGCTTCCGTGAAGACCTCTACTACCGCCTCAACGTCTTCCCCATCGACATGGCGCCCCTGCGCGAACGTGTCGAGGACATCCCGCTGCTGATCAACGAGCTCATCTCGCGTATGGAGCACGAGAAGCGCGGCTCCATCCGCTTCAACTCCGCCGCCATCATGTCCCTGTGCAACCACGATTGGCCCGGCAACGTCCGCGAGCTGGCCAACCTGGTGGAGCGCATGGCCATCATGCACCCCTATGGCGTCATCGGCGTCAGCGAGCTGCCGAAGAAGTTCCGCCACGTGGATGATGAGGACGAGCACCTCAAGGCCAGCCTGCGGGAAGAGATCGAGGAGCGCTCGGCCATCGGCGCCGGTCTGCCGGGAGTCGCTTCGCCCGCGCTGTTGCCGCCCGAGGGGCTGGATCTCAAGGACTACCTCGGCAACCTGGAGCAGGGCCTGATCCAGCAGGCGCTGGACGATGCCTCCGGCGTCGTCGCCCGTGCCGCCGAGCGCCTGCGCATCCGCCGCACCACCCTGGTGGAGAAGATGCGCAAGTACGGCATGAGCCGTCGCGACGAGGAATTGGCGGAGGAATAA